The Kineococcus radiotolerans SRS30216 = ATCC BAA-149 genomic interval GGTCGACGACGAGCATGAGCAGGGCGACGGCGAGCAGCAGCCGCTGGGTCCGGCGGCGGCGGTTGCGCTCGCGCAGGCGTCCGACGTCGGCGCTGTCGCGTCCGGTGCGGGGTCCCGGGCGGGCGGCGTCCTCGCGGGACTCGGGTGCGCGCTGGGCGTCGGCCACGGGTCCGCTCCTCTCGGTCGCGTCACCGGCGGTGCGCCGGGACGTGCCCCAGCCAACCCCTCCGGTGCACCGGCGACCACCCACGGTGACGCGTTCGGGCGATCGCGTTCACCCGCCTGGAGCAACGGAGCGTGATGCCGCCATCACCCGCCCCTCCCCGGCGGACCCGGCGCGGTGCGCCGGACCCGCCGGCAGGGCCTCAGGAGGAGGGGGCGATCCCGGCGAACAGGTCGGTCTCGCGGCCCTCGGCGTCGTAGGGACCGCCGGCGACCCCGTGCACCAGGCGGTAGTGCTCCTGGGGCCAGACCGGTTGCGGCACACCGTTGCTCAACCTCATCGCGGGGACCGCGGCGTCGAGGTCGAGGGTGACCTGGGTGGCGTGGGCCCGCAGGGCGGCGATCTTGGCGGGGACCTGCCCGGTGCCGTCGACCACGGTCGTGACCTCCCCGTCGGGCACGACGACGCTGGGCAGGGGCCCCTCGGGGTCCCCCGCGCCCTCGGCCCCGGTCTCGGCCAGGCGCCGCAGCGCCTCCCGGACGGGTCGCTCCGGCTGGACGATCTCGTAGACCTTCGCGACCTGCCACGGGACGGCGCCGCCCGCCCCCCGCGACCCGTCGCCGGCGGCCAGCACGAGGGCGCGCACGGTCGCCTCGTGGACGCGGACGTGGTCGGGGTGGCCGTACCCGCCGCCCGGCTCGTAGGTCACCACGACCTGCGGGCGGACCTCGCGGACGACCTCGGCGATGCGCGCGGCGACCTCCTCCGGGTCGGCCGCGGCCAGCGAGCGGGGGTCGACGTCGTCGCCGGCGGCCGCGCGGCCCGGCTCCAGCCACACCATCCCCGAGTCGCGGTACCCCGTCCCGTCCGGACGGGTGAGGAAGCGGTGGTCGCTCACCCCCAGGGCCTCCATGGCCGTCGCGAGCTCCCCCGTGCGGTGCTCGGCGAGGGCGTCGGGGTCGAGGTGCGCGAGCTCGGGCGGGATGACCTCGCCGAGCTCGCCGCGGGTCGCGGTCAGCAGGACGACCCCGGCGCCGGCCTCGGCGTAGCGGGCCATCGTGGCGCCGGTGCCGATGGACTCGTCGTCGGGGTGGGCGTGCACGAAGAGGATCCGGCGGGGCTGGTCCAGGCGCTCCAGGGAGGCCAGCTCGGCGGGGTCCAGCTCGCGCGAGACGTCGTCGACGAGGTCCGCGGCGATCTCCAGGGGGTCGCGTCCCGCCGTGGCCGCGCCCGCGGCACCCTCGGGCGTCTCGTCGGGCTGCGGCGGGGGCTGCGGCGTGGTGGTCATGGGCCCATCCTGCCAACCCGCCCGGGGACGACGACGCCGACGGACCCGGTCCGGGTCCGTCGGCGTCGTGCGGGGCTCAGCGCGCGGGCGTCAGCCCTTCTTGGCCTTCGAGGCCGTCTTGGCGCGGGCGTTGGCCTCCAGGACGACCTTGCGGATGCGCACGGACTCCGGGGTCACCTCGACGCACTCGTCCTCGCGGCAGAACTCCAGGCACTGCTCCAGGGACAGGTGGCGCGGGGGGATGAGGCGCTCGAACTCGTCGGAGGTCGACGAGCGCATGTTCGTGAGCTTCTTCTCCTTGGTGATGTTGACGTCCATGTCGTCGGCGCGGGAGTTCTCCCCGACGATCATGCCCTCGTACACCTCGGAGGTCGGCTCGATGAACATCTGCCCGCGCTCCTGCAGGTTCGTCATCGCGAACGCGGTGGCCGCCCCGGCGCGGTCGGCGACCAGCGAGCCGGACTGGCGGGTGCGGATCTCGCCGGCCCAGTGGTCGTACTGGGCGAAGAGCGCGTGCGCGATGCCGGTGCCGCGGGTGTCGGTGAGGAACTGGGTGCGGAAGCCGATGAGCCCGCGGGAGGGGACGTAGAACTCCATGCGCACCCAGCCGGTGCCGTGGTTGGTCATCGTCTCCATGCGGCCCTTGCGGGCGGCCAGCAGCTGGGTGATGGCCCCCAGGTACTCCTCGGGCGCGTCGATGGTGAGGTTCTCGAAGGGCTCGAGGGTCTTGCCGTTCTCGTCCTTGCGCAGCACGACCTGCGGCTTGCCGACGGTCAGCTCGTAGCCCTCGCGGCGCATCTGCTCGACGAGGATGGCCAGCGCCAGCTCGCCGCGGCCCTGCACCTCCCACGCGTCGGGGCGCTCGGTGGGCAGGACGCGGATGGAGACGTTGCCGACGAGCTCGGACTCCAGGCGGTCCTTGACCAGGCGCGCGGTGACCTTGGAGCCCTTGACCCGCCCGGCCAGCGGGGAGGTGTTGGTGCCGATGACCATCGAGATGGCGGGCTCGTCGACGGTGATCAGCGGCAGCGGGCGCGGGTCGTCGGGGTCGGCGAGGGTCTCGCCGATGGTGATCCCCTCGATGCCGGCGACGGCGACGATGTCCCCGGGGCCGGCCTTCTCGCCCGGGACGCGGGTGACGGCCTCGGTGACGAGCAGCTCGGTGATCTTGACGCGCTCGATCGTGCCGTCGTGCTTGCACCACGCGACCTGCTGACCCTTGATCAGCTCGCCGGAGAAGATGCGCAGCAGGGCCAGGCGACCCAGGAACGGGGAGGCGTCGAGGTTGGTGACGTGCGCCTGCAGCGGGGTCTCGGGGTCGTAGACCGGCGCCGGGATGGTGTCGAGGATCGTCTGGAAGAGCGGGACGAGGTCCTCGTGGTCGGGCAGGCCGCCGTCCTCGGGCTGGTTCAGCGAGGCGCGGCCGTTCTTGGCCGAGGCGTAGACGACGGGGACCTCGAGGAGCTTGTCGGCGTCGATGCCCTCGACGTCAGCGGCGAGGTCCAGCAGCAGGTCGTAGGTCTCCTCCACGACGGCGGCGATGCGCGCGTCGGGGCGGTCGACCTTGTTGACGAGGATGACGACGGGCATACCGGCCGCGAGCGCCTTGCGCAGCACGAAGCGGGTCTGCGGCAGCGGGCCCTCGGAGGCGTCGACGAGGAGCACGACGCCGTCGACCATCGACAGGCCGCGCTCGACCTCACCGCCGAAGTCGGCGTGGCCGGGGGTGTCGATGATGTTGATGGTCATGCCGCCCTCGGGCGAGCCCGGGCCGGTGTAGTGCACCGAGGTGTTCTTCGCGAGGATCGTGATGCCCTTCTCGCGCTCGAGGTCCCCGGAGTCCATGACTCGCTCGTTGACGTCGGCGTTGGCGCGGAAGGCGCCGGACTGCCAGAGCATCGCGTCGACGAGCGTCGTCTTCCCGTGGTCGACGTGGGCGACGATCGCGACGTTGCGCAGGTCCTCGCGGGTGCTCAAGGGCATGAAGTTCTCGATCCGCTCTTCGGGGGTCTCGACCGCCCGCGGCACCGGGGTGTCCGGGTGCGCAGCGCGATCGCGTGCAGGGTTGACGCCCCAGTCTATCCGCGTCACCGCCCCCTCTCGTCGGACGGCGATCCTTGCGATCTGCAACGACGCCCTGACCTGCGGCGATGCCCGGAGGATGGCCCGTCGGGACCACCGCCGGTTGGCTCCGACTAGTCATTCCGTGCCACCCTCGCCCCCATGTCCTCACCGCCCGAGCACCGATCCGACGCCTCGTCGACACCACCGGGGTCGAGCGCTGCGGGGGCGGTGAGCAGCCGCGACCTCGCCCGCACCGCCCACCCGCCGGTGGACCGCAGGACCTTCGCGGTCGCCGCCGGCGTGGTCGTCCTCTTCCTCCTCGTGGGCGCGGTCTGGCCCGAGCAGCTGCAGTCCGGCGCGGACGCCGTCCTCGAGGTCGTGGTCGGTGACTTCGGCTGGGCCTTCGTGCTCGGCGCGACCGGCTTCGTGGTCCTCGCCCTCGTCCTGGCCTTCAGCCGCTTCGGCCGCATCCGCCTCGGCCGCGACGAGGACCGCCCCGAGCACTCGCGCGCGTCCTGGATCGCGATGATGTTCTCCGCGGGCATGGGCATCGGCCTGATGTTCTACGGCGTCACCGAACCGGTGACCCACCTCATGACCGTCCCGCAGAACGACGCCGCCCCCGGGTCGCAGGCCGCGGCGCGCGAGGCGGTCAACTACTCGCTCTTCCACTGGGGCCTGCACCCGTGGGCGATCTACGCCGTGGTCGGCCTCGCCCTGGCGTACTCCAGCTACCGCAAGGAGCGCGTGGGCGGCTTCTCCGCCGCGTTCGCCCCGCTGCTGCGGGGCCGGCGCGGCCGGGGCGCGGCGCGGGTCATCGACGTCTTCGCGATCTTCGCGACGCTCTTCGGCTCCGCCGTCAGCCTCGGCCTCGGCGCGGCGCAGATGAACGGCGGGCTCACCGAGGTCTTCGGCGTGCCGAACAGCACCACCGTCAAGGCGACCATCATCGCCGTCCTGACCGTCTGCTTCGTCGTCTCGGCCGTCAGCGGCATCGAGCGCGGCATCAAGTGGCTCTCCAACACCAACATGGTGCTCGCCCTGCTGCTGCTGCTCTTCCTCTTCGTCGTGGGCCCCACGGTCTTCGTGCTCAACCTGGTCCCGGCCTCGCTGGGGAACTACCTCACGGCGCTGCCGACGATGTCCTTCCGCACCGGGGCCTTCGGCGGCACCGACTGGCTCAGCGGCTGGACGTTGTTCTACTGGGCGTGGTGGGTCTCGTGGACGCCGTTCGTCGGCGCCTTCCTGGCCAAGATCTCCAAGGGCC includes:
- the mshB gene encoding N-acetyl-1-D-myo-inositol-2-amino-2-deoxy-alpha-D-glucopyranoside deacetylase; amino-acid sequence: MTTTPQPPPQPDETPEGAAGAATAGRDPLEIAADLVDDVSRELDPAELASLERLDQPRRILFVHAHPDDESIGTGATMARYAEAGAGVVLLTATRGELGEVIPPELAHLDPDALAEHRTGELATAMEALGVSDHRFLTRPDGTGYRDSGMVWLEPGRAAAGDDVDPRSLAAADPEEVAARIAEVVREVRPQVVVTYEPGGGYGHPDHVRVHEATVRALVLAAGDGSRGAGGAVPWQVAKVYEIVQPERPVREALRRLAETGAEGAGDPEGPLPSVVVPDGEVTTVVDGTGQVPAKIAALRAHATQVTLDLDAAVPAMRLSNGVPQPVWPQEHYRLVHGVAGGPYDAEGRETDLFAGIAPSS
- the typA gene encoding translational GTPase TypA; amino-acid sequence: MPLSTREDLRNVAIVAHVDHGKTTLVDAMLWQSGAFRANADVNERVMDSGDLEREKGITILAKNTSVHYTGPGSPEGGMTINIIDTPGHADFGGEVERGLSMVDGVVLLVDASEGPLPQTRFVLRKALAAGMPVVILVNKVDRPDARIAAVVEETYDLLLDLAADVEGIDADKLLEVPVVYASAKNGRASLNQPEDGGLPDHEDLVPLFQTILDTIPAPVYDPETPLQAHVTNLDASPFLGRLALLRIFSGELIKGQQVAWCKHDGTIERVKITELLVTEAVTRVPGEKAGPGDIVAVAGIEGITIGETLADPDDPRPLPLITVDEPAISMVIGTNTSPLAGRVKGSKVTARLVKDRLESELVGNVSIRVLPTERPDAWEVQGRGELALAILVEQMRREGYELTVGKPQVVLRKDENGKTLEPFENLTIDAPEEYLGAITQLLAARKGRMETMTNHGTGWVRMEFYVPSRGLIGFRTQFLTDTRGTGIAHALFAQYDHWAGEIRTRQSGSLVADRAGAATAFAMTNLQERGQMFIEPTSEVYEGMIVGENSRADDMDVNITKEKKLTNMRSSTSDEFERLIPPRHLSLEQCLEFCREDECVEVTPESVRIRKVVLEANARAKTASKAKKG
- a CDS encoding BCCT family transporter — translated: MSSPPEHRSDASSTPPGSSAAGAVSSRDLARTAHPPVDRRTFAVAAGVVVLFLLVGAVWPEQLQSGADAVLEVVVGDFGWAFVLGATGFVVLALVLAFSRFGRIRLGRDEDRPEHSRASWIAMMFSAGMGIGLMFYGVTEPVTHLMTVPQNDAAPGSQAAAREAVNYSLFHWGLHPWAIYAVVGLALAYSSYRKERVGGFSAAFAPLLRGRRGRGAARVIDVFAIFATLFGSAVSLGLGAAQMNGGLTEVFGVPNSTTVKATIIAVLTVCFVVSAVSGIERGIKWLSNTNMVLALLLLLFLFVVGPTVFVLNLVPASLGNYLTALPTMSFRTGAFGGTDWLSGWTLFYWAWWVSWTPFVGAFLAKISKGRTVREFVVGVMLVPTAVSLLWFSVLGGAAIDLQRRFVAGTGGADIAGIADQESQMFTFLQQFPWAGATSVLVVVLVAIFFVSGADASSIVMGSLSSYGVDEPRRWVVAVWGGLMGLVAIVLFFAGGLEALQDITIIAAAPFLVIMALMCVALVKDLLRDPRITTRERRHGDRRDPRVTAVDHEWESPLPVEGPPTPPAPGARPSR